The region CGTCCAGGTGGGGTTGCGGGTGAGCAGGTCGAACGTCGTCGCGGGCAGACCGAGCACGGACGCGCACAGGGCCAGCAGCTCGTCGGACATCCGGCGCATGTGCGCGGCGTACTCCCGCACCGCGTCGCCCAGCGCGGGGACCTCCGCGGGCCAGACGTTCGCCGGGAACCACACGTCGTCGATCTCCGGGTCCCCGACCGGGGTGTCCGCGCCGACGGCGAAGGACTCCTTGAGGTCCGGCGGCGTCGGCTCGCCCTCCACGTTCCCGTTCGCCTCGACGCCGGGCGGCAGCCAGCCGCGCCCGCCGATCCGGACGGAGTACCGCTCCTTCACGGGTGTCGGCAGGGCGAAGAACTCCCGGGCCGCTCCGCGCACCTCGGCGCGCAGGTCCGGGTCCACGCCGTGGCCGCGGACCAGCAGGAACCCGGCCTCGCGCAGGGAGGCGTCGACGTCCGCCGCGACCTGCCCGGGCCTCTCGTGCGACCGCCACTGCGCCAGATCGATCGTCCGGATCGGCTCGTGCTCGCCCATGCGTCCAGCCTCCGGTCCGCAGGCCCCGCGGGCAACCGTCCGGCCTGGACGGCAACACCCCCGAAACACCCTGTGCTCAGCGGGGCTCGAGCGGGGCCCGCACGTTCCGCGTGACGCCCGCGCGGGCGGCGAGCTCCGAGTTCGGCGGGTAGTCCACCCGGACCAGGGAGAGCCCGTGCGCCGGGGCCACCAGGACGTCGTTCGCCCGCAGGTCCCGCGCGAGCAGCCCGCCGGGCCACTCCACCGGCCGGCGCCCGCGTCCGACGTCCAGCATCGCTCCGACGAGGCTGCGGACCATCGAGTGGCAGAACGCGTCGGCGGACACCGCGGCGCGGAC is a window of Pseudonocardia sp. T1-2H DNA encoding:
- a CDS encoding isopenicillin N synthase family dioxygenase, whose protein sequence is MGEHEPIRTIDLAQWRSHERPGQVAADVDASLREAGFLLVRGHGVDPDLRAEVRGAAREFFALPTPVKERYSVRIGGRGWLPPGVEANGNVEGEPTPPDLKESFAVGADTPVGDPEIDDVWFPANVWPAEVPALGDAVREYAAHMRRMSDELLALCASVLGLPATTFDLLTRNPTWTFNINRYPPLTEVGEPAPGQFRIGAHTDFGTVTVLDREPGAGGLQVHTDERGWRDAPYDPDALTVNIGDLLAHWTGLRWRSGRHRVLPPQSGAPAEELVSLVWFYELDHDALVTPLGPPVGTRDDLEPVVSAPFLRERLDAISVS